From the Helianthus annuus cultivar XRQ/B chromosome 17, HanXRQr2.0-SUNRISE, whole genome shotgun sequence genome, the window gaaattttaaccacatattctagtgagtatattttagcttctcaaagcttcgggtctgccaaaagttcactcagaggtataaattaaacatgttgacacttttggcccctatagtttgcaattcctcacttttgtgcaatttccgcgttgTATGATCCATGAAgcacccgtttaaggttataaacattatgtagggttatcatagagtctatttatccattgttgacactttggacccttacgttccatggttttcactgtttgtcacttttagtccctctaaagtatgtttttacataacggaaccttatgacacgtgtcaagacattattggacgtaaattttcgagatGTTACAATGGGGTAGTCTCCTTCCAACTTAGCATGTATGAAGTGTCCCCCGTGAACATGTACAAGCGTTATCGCTTGAGGTCGTGGATCTAGTGGGGCATCCGTTAATGGGAAGATGGTAGAGCTCCATTCAATGCTTAGCACGTGGAGGACAATATTATACCTTTGCGCTACGAGAAGCCCTACCTGGGGCATTTCCATCCAGTGACTTTCATCGCACCCTTTCACTGAATGCCATTCGATGCTCTTACGTATTCGTTTAAAGTCTCCTTCGTTATATGTTTCGAATACATGCTTCCAACGCGGTTTGTTATGGTCAATCTCCAGTAGTAAATCTCTTCGAATATTGGGCCATGCGTGTTCCGTAAAACCTAACCCGACAGCCACAGACCTGTACCCACAATGACCGTATGGGGTCACATCTTGTATACGCGATATGTAAGAGCGAAACTCTGATGGAATTTGATTCTTAAACCTCTTAATGCATAACAAGTGCTCGTCCCCCTTTATTAATGGAAAAACCTTATCATCCCGCGTCTCcttctttttagaacttgttgaACTGTTTGGTTgcattttaggtttttcagacttCACAAACGAACCAGTTCCACGAGAGCCCTCTGACGGTACGTATGAGCTGTGTCGGGGTAAATCGTACCTATGTTTGGGGGAAGCGGTAATTATGTTGCTGTCCTCGCCATAGGAGCTGTATCTCGCAGCTTCGTCTAACCTCGCAGCTTCATCTAGCCTTTCTTGTACTTTCTTTGATGTAGGCCGACCGCGAGTATTTTGCTGGACGATCGGTGGTTTCTTGGTTGACGATTTCGGGGTGAAGACCGCTTTTATCTTTGAAAGCATACTCTTTTGCTGAACGGGGGACTGCGCCTCTAAATGTTGCCGCACATTATTGAGCTCTGCTACAATATCGACCTCCTCGTCTACCAGTTTACACGGGAGCAAGTCAAGCTTACGCCAGAATACATCTATCTCGTCGAGTTGTATTATACGCCCTGCACAGTTAAGTTAATACGGTGTGAGAAACAGCTAAATCGTACAAAATAACAAAAGGTTTgtggttttaatattttttacatgtACGTTGGTAGTTTTCCAGCCTACAAGCACACGACAATCCTTTGCTAAGCCACATATGGCAACCACATGATGCGTTAAGTTTCTGCAAcacatccatcttcctcagtagctCTTTTTCCAGCAAATCAAGTGCTTCATGGGAAACCTTTCCACGTAGGTTGTCCAACATTCGGTGTCTGTGGTGGTTCATCGTTTTTTCGATGCTCTCAGTGAAACTTTTTTGTATTTCATCGTACTGAGTTTCAACTATATCAATGATGCATCTTGCTATTCGCTCCAATGAACTCCCACGCGTAATGTATCTTTTTAAATTTGCGTgctggctctcaactctgttggTGGTGCGCTGACCAAAGTTGCGACACTTATCGGTCCACGCATAAACGAACATTTCTTTATAGTCTTTGAGCCGGTTTTCGTAGACGTAACCATAGACAcctgtaaaaataaaataatgaaatgtaAAAGCGTGTGTGAAATATAATAGATTGGGTGAGTCGTTTGTTGAAGGAACACTTACTTTCTCGGTTGGCAACCACGAGTCGGTTATACATTTTCTCCAAGTTGTACTTGTACATGGACTCTGATGAAGATTCGCACAATGTCCGCCAGTACGACATAAATTTCCCCCAATCTTCTTTATCGAACCCTGACTTGCACTTTCTAGCTATATTTTGTTGGATGTGAAAGTGGCATAGAAGCCTTTTTGCGTTCGGGAATACTTTAGAACACGCGTTTATTAGGGCAAGCTCCCTATCCGTGACTATCACACGCGGCATCATACATTCATGCAATATTGACTTGATCCGCTCAAGCACCCACACGTAGTTACCCCTTCGTTCTTTACAAATAATGGCATGTGCGATACAAAAAGACTTCCCAGTCGACGTCATACCCACAACGTGGACAAATGGCATGTTGTAGAGGTTTGTTTTGTAGGTCGCGTCGATCAACATCACGtgcgggaatgcacgccacatagTGATTGAATAAGGATGAACAAAGAAAATCTCTATTACGACATCTGTTTTGGGATCTTGTCGGGTGTCGTAAATGAATCGGCGGTCATGCAGCAGGTTTTCCAGTGCCTGAATAGGATTCTTTCCGTCCATTATTGTCGCTCTAATTTTTTGTACCGCATTTTGCACGTCTTTCTGAACGTGCAGGCTGTCGGGGAACTGCTTTCTTAGGGTTTGAAATATGATAcgtggctccatgttttgagcagtTAGCTGCTCCACTAGCTTGTATTCGGCTTTAGTAAATCTTCGCACAAAAGCGTGGCCCAACAGACTCGTCGTAGGTTCGTGGTTATGGTTCGCACAGTCCACTTTTAACTCCCACTTGTCATTCGTCACGTCCCGGATGGCGAGTAATGAAAATGGGCAGCCGATTTTTTTGCTACCAGCTTTCCTAACTGTTGCTTTACTACGGTGTTCACCACTACGGTCGCGCACAAGCCATACCATCCCAGTAGTACCGCCAATATTTTTTGATCGGCGGGTAACAATTACGTAACCATACTCCTTTCCCgtttcttgtacccaattcttcaaatcagttagagacatgaaacgctaaaaaaagttacgttaataataataataataataataataataataataataataataacaataataataataataataataataataacaataataaaaataataataataatataattgaaACTCATACTTCAGGTACTAATATGGTCATTATTGAAACTATTTTAACAGAATGGTTTAACAAGGTTAACTTTCATATAAAGATTTCTTCTTTAAACACTAACTCAGTTAGCATACTTAACTGAACAGTACAGGGACCATTTGTGGCAATTttcgaaacttcagggactatttttgtcaattttcgaaacttgagggaccatttttgtcattCTTGGAAActttagggaccatttttgtcaattttcgaaacttcagggactatttttgtcaattttcgaaactttagggaccatttttgtcaattttcgaaacttcagggaccatttttgtcaattttcgaaacttcagggaccatttttgtcaattttcaaaacttcagggactatttttgtcaattttcgaaaattcagggactatttttgttaatttgcgaaacttcagggactatttttgtaaaatttgaaactgcagggaccaaagtgtaataATAATTATAGAAAGGATGCGAAATCGAGCATAAATAGTAATTGTTTCCATGAATAAACGGATGTGGCAttcccggccgagtggttagtgCGTTGCTTTGTGTACGAGAGGTCGTGAGTTCGAATCCGGTTAGGGGCCGGTTCCTTAAAGAGGAACCCccctttttattgtttttggcacttaactggactaactgagttttctaactcagttagtggtccCTTGTATTAAATGCTAACCTAGTTAGGATATAACTATGatttaactaactaagttaggtttaaactaaccattttaactaaaaatcaatttcatgattcttttatttatttacaatactaatttatttaaaatattttttattaatttatttatttagaaaagaaaaataaatagtttattaacttaactttcttaacttgtttatttactaaaTCTTATAATTATTTGTGTTAACtagactaactagattattattataggggatggatcatgagaaaactagtttaaatgagaaaaccaaaaaactaactaaaaaaacctaaaaaaaaccaaaaaaaataccaaaaattttttttttttttacaattttttaataaaaaatcgctactttatatgtatggaaaaaaatttaaaaaaaaaaaaaaaaaaaaa encodes:
- the LOC110924368 gene encoding uncharacterized protein LOC110924368, yielding MVWLVRDRSGEHRSKATVRKAGSKKIGCPFSLLAIRDVTNDKWELKVDCANHNHEPTTSLLGHAFVRRFTKAEYKLVEQLTAQNMEPRIIFQTLRKQFPDSLHVQKDVQNAVQKIRATIMDGKNPIQALENLLHDRRFIYDTRQDPKTDVVIEIFFVHPYSITMWRAFPHVMLIDATYKTNLYNMPFVHVVGMTSTGKSFCIAHAIICKERRGNYVWVLERIKSILHECMMPRVIVTDRELALINACSKVFPNAKRLLCHFHIQQNIARKCKSGFDKEDWGKFMSYWRTLCESSSESMYKYNLEKMYNRLVVANRESVYGYVYENRLKDYKEMFVYAWTDKCRNFGQRTTNRVESQHANLKRYITRGSSLERIARCIIDIVETQYDEIQKSFTESIEKTMNHHRHRMLDNLRGKVSHEALDLLEKELLRKMDVLQKLNASCGCHMWLSKGLSCACRLENYQRRIIQLDEIDVFWRKLDLLPCKLVDEEVDIVAELNNVRQHLEAQSPVQQKSMLSKIKAVFTPKSSTKKPPIVQQNTRGRPTSKKVQERLDEAARLDEAARYSSYGEDSNIITASPKHRYDLPRHSSYVPSEGSRGTGSFVKSEKPKMQPNSSTSSKKKETRDDKVFPLIKGDEHLLCIKRFKNQIPSEFRSYISRIQDVTPYGHCGYRSVAVGLGFTEHAWPNIRRDLLLEIDHNKPRWKHVFETYNEGDFKRIRKSIEWHSVKGCDESHWMEMPQVGLLVAQRKMEEIDLEGDIPEQPQRKRRARPPPDPLENHPYLEFPPESEAALRCEKLRKMHIGEHFAVSWKTLRKLEVEDWVRGFVPVDSPWDRLFELSFTPTYREILVEFLSSFEFHPRRPNEVVDPAQPPPPPEVSFRMAGQAREMSLAQFAVHSGLYTEAEIATDLYTKI